A section of the Candidatus Bathyarchaeota archaeon genome encodes:
- a CDS encoding RimK family alpha-L-glutamate ligase: protein MKIGIMTRNPEAWSSSQVREALTNRGIAYECFTFPRLVARLAYRPYFKVNEISILDDLDALIIRPIGRGSLEELVFRMDMLYKLERKGFYMVNPPTAIEHCVDKYDILALLEDVGVPVPRTLATESVNEALKAFHELGGDVVVKPIFGSRGQGATRVNDIDIADTIFKAITFHHGVIYMQEFVDHGFSDIRAFVLGDQVIASMRRIATGWKTNYSRGAKPAPTEISDEFKELAVKAAKAVGCKVAGVDILEGPKGPCIVDVNSQPGWKGLQVVSKVNIADEIVKFVLSELKK from the coding sequence ATGAAAATTGGCATAATGACACGGAACCCTGAAGCTTGGAGCAGTAGCCAAGTCCGCGAAGCACTCACAAACCGCGGCATCGCCTATGAATGTTTTACTTTTCCTCGACTAGTTGCACGGCTGGCGTATCGACCTTACTTCAAAGTTAACGAAATAAGCATCCTAGACGATTTGGATGCGCTCATCATTCGCCCCATCGGACGCGGCAGCCTCGAAGAGCTAGTGTTCCGCATGGACATGCTCTACAAGCTTGAACGCAAAGGCTTCTACATGGTAAACCCCCCCACAGCGATTGAGCATTGCGTCGACAAATACGACATCCTCGCACTTTTGGAAGATGTAGGCGTCCCCGTCCCCCGAACGTTGGCAACTGAAAGCGTTAATGAAGCCCTAAAAGCCTTCCATGAACTCGGCGGCGACGTCGTCGTCAAACCCATCTTCGGCAGCCGCGGACAAGGAGCCACACGCGTCAACGACATAGACATAGCCGACACGATATTCAAAGCCATAACCTTCCATCACGGCGTCATATACATGCAGGAATTCGTTGACCATGGCTTTAGCGACATCCGTGCCTTCGTCTTGGGCGACCAAGTTATCGCTTCGATGCGGCGCATTGCGACGGGGTGGAAGACCAATTATAGCCGAGGCGCCAAACCTGCGCCGACAGAGATAAGCGACGAATTCAAAGAACTCGCAGTTAAAGCCGCTAAAGCGGTGGGTTGCAAAGTTGCAGGCGTAGACATTCTCGAAGGGCCAAAAGGGCCCTGCATCGTGGACGTGAATAGTCAACCAGGCTGGAAAGGGCTACAGGTCGTATCGAAAGTCAACATTGCAGATGAAATCGTCAAGTTCGTGTTGTCTGAACTCAAAAAGTAG
- the cobA gene encoding uroporphyrinogen-III C-methyltransferase, translating to MVYGKVFLVGAGPGDPKLLTVKAVEVLKQADVVIYDRLGVSEEVLNMAPQKAERIFVGKRTGLHEVPQDQITNIIIEKAKEGGKVVRLKGGDPFIFGRGGEEAEALVAEGIEFEIVPGVSSSVAAPMYAGIPLTHRDYAASVAIITGHRAGDAEKPVDWVKIANAVDTMVILMGVESLEGIVSKLLAGGINPQKPVAMIESGTLPQQRTLIATLGTIVAEAQKQQIKPPSVILIGEVATLGRKLAWFKQPL from the coding sequence ATGGTGTATGGTAAAGTCTTCCTCGTCGGTGCTGGTCCAGGCGACCCCAAACTGCTCACGGTTAAAGCTGTTGAAGTACTCAAACAAGCCGACGTAGTCATCTATGACCGTTTAGGCGTCAGCGAAGAAGTGCTCAACATGGCACCTCAAAAAGCTGAGCGGATTTTTGTAGGCAAACGCACAGGTCTCCATGAGGTACCACAAGACCAAATCACAAACATCATAATCGAGAAAGCCAAAGAAGGCGGCAAAGTGGTGCGGCTCAAAGGCGGCGACCCCTTCATCTTCGGCAGAGGAGGCGAAGAAGCCGAAGCGCTAGTGGCGGAAGGTATCGAATTCGAAATCGTGCCAGGTGTTAGTTCCTCCGTTGCGGCTCCAATGTATGCAGGCATTCCCTTAACTCATCGTGACTATGCAGCTTCAGTCGCCATTATCACGGGGCACCGAGCGGGCGACGCAGAAAAACCCGTAGACTGGGTAAAAATCGCCAACGCCGTCGACACCATGGTCATCTTGATGGGCGTCGAATCCTTAGAGGGCATCGTCAGCAAACTGCTGGCAGGCGGCATTAACCCACAGAAACCCGTCGCCATGATTGAATCAGGCACTCTCCCCCAGCAACGCACACTCATAGCCACATTAGGCACAATCGTCGCAGAAGCCCAAAAGCAGCAAATCAAGCCGCCCTCAGTCATCCTCATCGGAGAAGTCGCAACCTTAGGCAGGAAACTCGCATGGTTCAAACAACCCCTCTAA
- a CDS encoding ABC transporter permease — protein sequence MRRLDVFGYSFNAIKLRKLRAGLTTLGVVIGIAAIVALLSITSGLEASLTSQLNEGLSADTLVVTAGSGGLAGFMSNSGSQSRGSGFGGAAASSDDSGFALYVNDTEIISSLSTDIELTAGVISRTGYVQSDDLNSSVTLYAVDFGVYEQIYSSTFITQDGSIPTNPDKDEVIVGERVVDPDDNGTSYFGAGDKINITWTNSTTYPPKNETMTVTVSGVLAEIGGLSLSGPSDSGVYIPIESAQDFFGSTKCSMIVVKLSDSTEATIDAVTEAIKDYYGSDVSVMSSTSMLSMMTSIFSTIQLFLVGIAGISLLVAGIGIMNIMIVSMIERTREIGILKALGMKSRTVLSIFLGESAIIGVMGAVIGIAAGFGLAVVVANILGSGMLGSSGGFTITPVLSPMVLLGAFGFGVGVSVIFALYPAWKASKLKPVVALRYE from the coding sequence ATGAGAAGACTGGATGTTTTCGGTTATTCTTTTAATGCCATTAAGCTTCGTAAGCTTAGGGCGGGATTGACAACTTTAGGTGTAGTGATAGGTATCGCTGCTATTGTGGCTTTGCTATCCATCACCTCTGGATTGGAGGCATCGCTAACCAGCCAGTTAAACGAGGGTTTGTCCGCTGACACCTTAGTTGTGACTGCTGGAAGTGGTGGCCTCGCAGGGTTTATGAGCAACAGCGGGTCTCAAAGTCGCGGTTCAGGGTTTGGCGGAGCTGCTGCTTCTAGTGATGATTCAGGGTTTGCACTCTACGTTAACGATACAGAAATAATTAGCTCCTTATCTACCGACATTGAACTGACCGCAGGAGTCATAAGTCGCACTGGGTATGTCCAAAGTGATGACCTCAATTCGTCTGTGACACTGTACGCGGTTGATTTTGGAGTTTATGAACAAATCTATAGCTCCACGTTTATAACACAAGACGGCAGCATACCCACCAACCCAGATAAAGACGAAGTTATTGTAGGTGAAAGGGTAGTTGATCCAGACGACAACGGAACCAGCTACTTCGGTGCTGGCGACAAGATTAACATCACATGGACTAACTCCACAACTTATCCGCCTAAAAACGAGACTATGACGGTAACCGTTTCCGGTGTGCTTGCAGAGATCGGCGGCTTAAGCCTCTCAGGGCCCTCTGATTCAGGCGTTTACATACCCATAGAGTCAGCTCAAGACTTCTTTGGGTCCACAAAATGCAGTATGATAGTGGTTAAACTGTCCGACAGCACCGAGGCAACCATCGATGCGGTGACTGAGGCTATCAAAGACTACTACGGTTCTGACGTTTCCGTCATGTCCTCCACGTCAATGCTTAGCATGATGACTTCAATCTTTAGCACCATACAATTGTTCCTCGTCGGCATCGCAGGCATCTCGCTACTGGTTGCTGGCATTGGCATAATGAATATCATGATTGTCTCGATGATTGAACGTACCCGCGAAATAGGCATTCTCAAAGCATTAGGCATGAAGAGCCGAACTGTGCTGTCGATTTTCCTTGGCGAATCCGCAATCATCGGCGTCATGGGTGCCGTCATCGGTATAGCCGCTGGCTTTGGCTTAGCCGTTGTCGTTGCCAACATCTTAGGGTCAGGTATGCTTGGTTCAAGCGGTGGATTCACTATAACGCCTGTCCTTAGTCCTATGGTACTCTTAGGTGCGTTTGGTTTCGGCGTTGGTGTTAGTGTTATCTTTGCCTTGTATCCCGCTTGGAAGGCATCTAAGCTCAAGCCCGTAGTGGCATTGAGATACGAGTAA
- the hemC gene encoding hydroxymethylbilane synthase codes for MKLTVGTRGSKLALAQTNRTLEWIKAKNPDVDFEVKIIHTIGDKEHGKPLFSIDCKGIFEKEIDQQVVSGEVDLAVHSLKDVPIVEQQAGTVLAAIPKRDSPCDVFISKNQIKLAELPKGAVVGTGSLRRLAEIKYLRPDLQVEPIRGNIDTRIGKVRRGELAGIVLAEAGLERMDITGEMTERLSLDQFPSAAGQGAIAVVTKEGNSEVIKILQSVEDKAARAEITAERSLVLKLEGGCRVPIGAVAKADGDNLTLYGSIFSLNDRKKISASAKGTLAEAEKLGAKVGEDLIAQGAKDFEKEWREKYGVW; via the coding sequence ATGAAGCTAACAGTCGGCACCCGAGGCAGCAAACTCGCCCTTGCACAGACAAACCGCACCTTGGAGTGGATAAAAGCCAAAAACCCAGATGTTGATTTCGAAGTGAAAATCATCCACACCATCGGCGACAAAGAACACGGCAAACCCCTGTTCAGCATCGACTGCAAAGGCATCTTTGAGAAAGAAATCGATCAGCAAGTCGTCAGCGGAGAAGTCGATTTAGCCGTTCACAGCCTCAAAGACGTACCCATCGTGGAGCAGCAAGCAGGCACCGTTTTAGCAGCTATTCCAAAGAGGGATTCGCCCTGTGACGTTTTCATATCCAAGAACCAAATAAAACTTGCCGAATTACCCAAAGGCGCGGTTGTCGGAACAGGCAGCCTCCGACGCCTAGCAGAAATCAAATACCTCCGCCCTGACCTTCAAGTGGAACCCATCCGCGGCAACATCGACACCCGAATCGGCAAGGTGCGCAGAGGCGAACTCGCAGGAATAGTTCTCGCCGAAGCAGGTCTAGAACGCATGGATATAACTGGCGAAATGACCGAACGCCTCTCACTCGACCAGTTCCCTTCAGCTGCAGGGCAAGGCGCGATTGCAGTGGTCACAAAAGAAGGCAACAGCGAAGTCATCAAAATTCTGCAGTCTGTCGAGGACAAGGCGGCACGGGCTGAGATTACCGCGGAGCGTAGCCTCGTTTTGAAGTTGGAGGGCGGTTGCCGTGTTCCCATCGGCGCAGTTGCCAAAGCAGACGGCGACAACCTCACGCTTTACGGCAGCATCTTCTCGCTAAACGACCGCAAAAAAATCAGTGCATCAGCAAAAGGCACCCTCGCAGAGGCTGAGAAACTCGGAGCAAAAGTCGGCGAAGACCTCATAGCTCAGGGTGCAAAAGACTTCGAGAAGGAATGGAGAGAAAAATATGGTGTATGGTAA
- a CDS encoding AIR synthase-related protein: MKLSGEKLKALLQCIKPDERVVVPPLIGYDAGVHRIGDQYLVVAADPCTGVPEEWFGWLLINYAASDVALSGAKPEFCTVTLLGPRPTDPVRFQRAMQQTCQAADELDIAIVRGHTGMYDSLNDLVGVCTVYGTVKPARLITSGDAKAGDLILCTKPLGLETVTNFALAHKEAAQNLFSSKNPAEYSELVSMQSCVKEALSLAEVEGVHAMHDATEGGFVAALNELAGASKLGFEVDWNKIAIQPEALVLQRHFDLSDAQLLAMSSTGTILAAVEPKAKRAALQTLEGLGLRGYFIGQFTEYKDRIIAKGQSEAAFPEHADDPYTAMMATTF, encoded by the coding sequence GTGAAGCTGTCTGGAGAAAAACTAAAGGCACTGTTACAGTGCATAAAACCCGACGAACGCGTAGTTGTTCCGCCGTTAATCGGCTACGACGCGGGAGTTCACCGCATAGGCGACCAGTACCTCGTCGTTGCTGCAGACCCCTGCACGGGTGTGCCTGAGGAATGGTTCGGTTGGTTACTCATCAACTACGCCGCCTCCGACGTCGCACTCTCAGGCGCCAAACCCGAATTCTGCACCGTTACCCTGCTTGGACCCCGCCCCACCGACCCCGTCCGTTTCCAACGTGCCATGCAGCAAACCTGCCAAGCCGCTGACGAACTTGACATAGCCATAGTGCGTGGCCACACAGGTATGTACGACAGCTTAAACGATCTCGTCGGAGTCTGCACCGTCTACGGCACAGTCAAACCCGCGCGGTTGATAACCTCGGGCGACGCAAAAGCAGGTGATCTGATTCTGTGCACCAAGCCGCTTGGACTGGAAACAGTCACAAACTTCGCGCTTGCCCACAAAGAAGCGGCCCAAAACCTTTTCAGCTCCAAAAACCCCGCGGAATACAGCGAACTTGTATCTATGCAGAGCTGCGTAAAAGAAGCCTTGTCACTTGCAGAGGTTGAGGGGGTGCATGCCATGCATGATGCGACGGAGGGCGGGTTTGTTGCGGCGCTAAACGAGCTTGCGGGGGCTTCAAAACTCGGTTTCGAAGTGGACTGGAACAAAATTGCCATACAACCGGAAGCTTTGGTGTTGCAGAGGCATTTTGATTTAAGTGACGCGCAATTGTTGGCTATGTCTTCGACTGGGACGATTTTGGCTGCGGTAGAACCCAAAGCAAAAAGAGCGGCGTTACAGACTCTTGAAGGGTTGGGGCTTAGGGGCTACTTTATCGGGCAATTCACCGAATACAAAGACCGTATTATAGCTAAAGGGCAAAGTGAGGCGGCTTTTCCAGAGCACGCTGACGACCCCTACACAGCCATGATGGCCACTACTTTTTGA
- a CDS encoding uroporphyrinogen-III synthase, with translation MVQTTPLKGRVVAITRPTGQAEEAGALIRAKGGVPYYIPAIEIKPLSNPEPMKKFIAELQAGTVDYVILMSTNGVKYLFESAQEVGQNRKLCEGLAKSFVIGVGPKTAEALKDAGVRVDLVPQKYSSEGLLEAFQDRNVAGKKIRIPRTSNATPTLTNQLRQMGADVEEIYVYESGLPVDEALKTKFYDDLTSGRINAVLFGSGLSAKNIFKMLTEKAPMEELRSILAEKVTVVAIGPTTAQALRELKVKVDVVPDDYLFDSALDALAKHWNQ, from the coding sequence ATGGTTCAAACAACCCCTCTAAAAGGCCGCGTCGTAGCCATCACCCGCCCCACTGGACAAGCAGAAGAAGCAGGCGCGCTGATTCGGGCAAAAGGCGGTGTACCCTACTACATCCCCGCCATAGAAATCAAACCGCTCAGCAACCCCGAACCCATGAAGAAATTCATCGCAGAACTCCAAGCAGGCACAGTGGACTACGTGATTTTGATGAGCACCAACGGCGTCAAATACCTCTTCGAATCAGCCCAAGAGGTTGGACAAAACCGCAAACTTTGCGAGGGCTTAGCGAAGTCCTTTGTCATCGGTGTTGGACCAAAAACCGCTGAAGCCCTAAAAGACGCAGGCGTGCGGGTAGATTTGGTTCCGCAGAAGTACAGCAGCGAAGGCTTACTCGAAGCGTTCCAAGACCGAAACGTTGCGGGCAAAAAAATCCGCATCCCCAGAACCAGCAACGCAACCCCAACATTGACCAACCAACTGAGGCAAATGGGCGCGGATGTGGAGGAAATCTACGTGTACGAGTCAGGCTTACCTGTGGATGAAGCACTAAAAACCAAATTCTACGACGACTTGACCAGCGGACGCATAAACGCAGTTCTGTTCGGCAGCGGGTTAAGCGCCAAAAACATCTTCAAGATGCTAACAGAAAAAGCCCCAATGGAGGAACTGCGCAGTATCCTCGCCGAGAAAGTTACAGTCGTCGCCATCGGACCCACCACAGCCCAAGCTCTCAGAGAACTCAAAGTGAAAGTCGATGTGGTGCCAGACGATTACCTCTTCGACAGCGCACTTGACGCGTTAGCCAAACACTGGAACCAATAA
- a CDS encoding cation-translocating P-type ATPase, whose product MGTCKEKPEHALGEESENKRVLVGFAVWLGITILVCGVLDIFFDGIPINFTVPLLNLPASVSMILYYTAILAAAIYIGITGLKELVVERRFSVEFLMAVAGLGALALDYRFEAATVLFLYCIAEYFEGYIQNRARRTVEKLSRVIPENARLIIDGKEVSVKVSEVQTGSTIMVKPGERIPLDGNVVDGFSHVDQALVTGESVPVPKRVNDCVFAGTLNTGGVLKIAVTKKASETLVSRIVELVVESQKRKAGIERLVDRFARFYVPVVIALAVFTAAGLPFLLGGGFETWFYRSLILLVVSCPSAFIISVPATIFVAITIAAKHGVIIKGGVFIEKLAKVKRVIFDKTGTLTLGRQAVHEVRRVDLTKAEDEAIAYAAALDQFSNHPIAQAIVRKAVERKIDLSKLKVTDVVEVPGKGIVGLVNDKHVAIGNLEFMRELGCDCTEAFEITEGDVHTAVCVSVAKTGLAAVCVVDQVREDALRAVKELKASGVKTAMLTGDRAEIANDTAVGLGIEEVHSELFPEDKLRCIEDMKGKDGLVAMVGDGVNDAPALAASDVGIAMGARGVDVALESADVVLVKDELAQIPYLLKLSQKAMVIAKQNIAASLAIKFVLGALGLVGLTPLWFTVAAGDDGVTMLLLLNTLRLERIK is encoded by the coding sequence ATGGGCACCTGCAAAGAGAAACCAGAGCACGCACTTGGAGAAGAATCAGAAAACAAACGAGTACTTGTCGGCTTCGCGGTTTGGCTGGGCATAACCATACTTGTATGCGGCGTACTCGACATATTCTTCGACGGCATCCCCATCAACTTCACCGTTCCCCTCCTCAATCTCCCCGCGTCAGTAAGTATGATTCTATACTACACAGCCATCTTAGCCGCCGCTATCTACATCGGCATCACAGGCTTAAAAGAACTCGTGGTTGAGCGGCGTTTCAGCGTTGAATTTCTCATGGCAGTTGCTGGGCTGGGCGCTTTGGCGCTGGATTACCGCTTCGAAGCAGCCACCGTGCTCTTTCTGTACTGCATCGCCGAGTACTTTGAGGGCTACATTCAAAATCGTGCTCGGCGGACAGTGGAGAAGCTTTCAAGGGTGATTCCTGAAAACGCCCGCTTAATAATCGACGGAAAAGAAGTAAGCGTCAAGGTCTCCGAAGTACAAACAGGCAGCACCATAATGGTTAAACCGGGTGAGCGAATTCCGCTTGACGGCAACGTGGTAGATGGGTTTTCGCATGTGGATCAGGCGCTGGTGACTGGGGAATCGGTGCCTGTGCCTAAACGGGTCAACGACTGCGTCTTTGCAGGCACCCTCAACACAGGTGGCGTACTCAAAATCGCCGTAACCAAGAAAGCCAGCGAAACTCTCGTCTCCCGAATTGTAGAGTTGGTTGTGGAGTCGCAAAAGCGGAAAGCAGGCATCGAGCGATTGGTGGACCGTTTTGCGCGGTTCTATGTACCAGTTGTTATTGCTTTGGCGGTTTTCACAGCTGCGGGGCTACCGTTTTTGCTGGGAGGCGGCTTTGAAACGTGGTTTTACCGTTCCCTTATCCTGCTGGTAGTGTCCTGTCCAAGCGCGTTTATCATCTCGGTGCCCGCAACGATTTTCGTAGCGATAACGATTGCCGCTAAACATGGCGTCATAATCAAAGGCGGCGTCTTCATCGAAAAACTCGCCAAAGTCAAACGAGTCATCTTCGACAAAACAGGAACATTGACGCTTGGGCGGCAAGCAGTTCATGAAGTCAGACGCGTGGACTTAACCAAAGCGGAGGATGAAGCAATCGCGTACGCAGCGGCGCTGGACCAGTTCTCCAATCACCCCATCGCCCAAGCCATCGTACGCAAAGCCGTGGAACGCAAGATTGATTTAAGCAAACTCAAAGTCACCGACGTAGTTGAAGTCCCCGGAAAAGGCATCGTTGGCTTAGTTAACGACAAACACGTTGCCATCGGCAACCTCGAATTCATGCGTGAATTGGGCTGCGACTGCACTGAAGCGTTTGAAATCACTGAGGGAGACGTTCACACAGCGGTTTGTGTCTCAGTTGCGAAGACTGGGTTGGCTGCGGTTTGTGTGGTTGATCAAGTCCGTGAGGATGCGCTAAGAGCAGTAAAAGAGCTTAAAGCCTCAGGGGTTAAAACTGCGATGCTCACAGGTGACCGAGCTGAAATCGCCAACGACACCGCAGTTGGACTGGGCATCGAAGAGGTGCATTCTGAGCTTTTCCCAGAAGACAAACTGCGCTGTATAGAGGACATGAAGGGCAAAGACGGGTTGGTGGCGATGGTGGGCGACGGCGTGAACGATGCGCCTGCGTTGGCGGCTAGCGATGTGGGAATTGCCATGGGTGCGCGCGGTGTGGATGTGGCGTTGGAGTCGGCTGATGTTGTGTTGGTCAAAGACGAGTTGGCACAAATCCCATATCTGCTAAAGTTGAGCCAGAAAGCTATGGTTATCGCCAAACAAAACATCGCCGCGTCACTGGCAATAAAGTTTGTTTTAGGCGCTTTGGGGTTGGTGGGGTTGACGCCGCTTTGGTTTACGGTGGCGGCAGGCGACGACGGCGTAACCATGCTACTGCTCCTCAACACGCTCCGTCTGGAACGCATCAAATAG
- the thiT gene encoding energy-coupled thiamine transporter ThiT, with protein sequence MKTNNHLDSIKQNSKYYQSFRNPRVLAEIAIFTALATALSTIVIYVMPQGGSITLASMVPILWLSLRRGPIVGVVTGTIYGGIQFMLLPYAIDPIQVLLDYPLAFGVLGLAGFFQKWPVVGAAVGIGLRFVMHFTSGVIYWAPIYAPGIDPIIYSSVYNGSYLLPELAVSGFILFLLQKTKVLKAYL encoded by the coding sequence GTGAAAACAAACAACCATCTAGACTCTATAAAACAAAACAGTAAATATTATCAGTCCTTTAGAAACCCACGTGTTTTAGCTGAAATCGCCATCTTCACCGCGTTGGCAACCGCGTTGAGCACCATAGTCATCTACGTCATGCCTCAAGGCGGCTCAATCACGTTGGCGTCGATGGTGCCGATTTTGTGGCTCTCACTCAGACGAGGCCCAATAGTTGGAGTGGTCACGGGTACAATCTATGGTGGCATACAATTCATGCTATTGCCCTATGCAATCGACCCCATCCAAGTCCTGCTCGATTACCCCTTGGCGTTTGGCGTGTTGGGGTTAGCGGGTTTCTTTCAGAAGTGGCCTGTCGTGGGCGCGGCAGTTGGGATCGGGTTGCGGTTTGTGATGCACTTCACTTCGGGTGTAATCTATTGGGCACCCATCTACGCCCCCGGCATAGACCCAATCATCTACTCATCCGTCTATAACGGCAGCTACCTCTTGCCTGAGTTGGCTGTAAGCGGATTTATACTCTTCCTGTTGCAGAAAACTAAAGTGTTAAAGGCATACCTGTAG
- a CDS encoding ABC transporter ATP-binding protein, which yields MVAIVEAIDLKKTYMLGKVPVEALRGVNLTVAAGEFVSILGPSGSGKSTMLNLIGALDKPTSGRLLIDGLDVAKLNDNQLSELRLKIGFVFQFFNLIPRLSARDNVELSMSIANVGPRRRRRRAIELLETVGLKERMKHKPAELSGGQQQRVAIARALANDPAFLLLDEPTGNVDSKTARDLLDLIHMLNVEKKSQHNHGHAR from the coding sequence ATGGTAGCAATAGTTGAAGCTATAGATTTGAAGAAAACCTATATGCTTGGAAAAGTGCCGGTCGAAGCCCTCCGAGGGGTAAACCTCACTGTCGCCGCCGGCGAATTCGTTTCAATTCTGGGGCCGTCTGGAAGCGGCAAGTCAACAATGCTCAATCTTATCGGAGCATTAGATAAACCGACGTCTGGCAGGCTTTTGATCGATGGCTTAGACGTCGCAAAACTCAATGATAATCAACTTTCAGAACTGCGACTTAAAATAGGGTTTGTTTTCCAATTCTTCAACCTAATTCCAAGATTAAGCGCCCGCGACAACGTCGAGTTATCAATGTCAATAGCTAACGTAGGTCCCCGGAGGAGACGCCGACGGGCAATCGAGCTACTTGAAACTGTAGGTCTCAAAGAACGAATGAAGCATAAACCTGCTGAATTAAGCGGTGGGCAGCAACAGCGTGTAGCAATTGCACGTGCGTTAGCTAACGATCCAGCGTTTCTTCTCTTAGATGAGCCGACTGGCAACGTGGACTCCAAGACGGCGCGGGATTTGCTGGATTTAATCCACATGTTAAACGTTGAAAAAAAAAGTCAGCATAATCATGGTCACGCACGATGA
- a CDS encoding collagen-like protein has protein sequence MSKQQRINKRIQNFSILAVICVMLSMPILATASAATVATLMVVPTSNANVISVVGNGFDPNEPVYLALVNATTGVVVYNFTESIATTPQGMFSKEVTLPPATYGTYNVYAKTSSQVASREYTIAISTTPKITVSPANSNIIKVVGSGFGSKQIVFFTMLGTAYSSYNFTDYAVTDTLGNFTLTLIIPTSISGNYTLIAGTQTGATANAAITVPDLTGPKGDTGATGDRGPKGAAGPAGKDADNTILYAALIVSIIAAVISIASLLRDREPDDD, from the coding sequence ATGAGTAAACAACAAAGAATCAACAAAAGAATTCAAAACTTCTCAATCTTGGCAGTGATCTGCGTTATGCTATCTATGCCCATTTTGGCAACGGCAAGCGCAGCCACTGTGGCAACCTTAATGGTTGTTCCCACAAGTAACGCCAATGTCATATCTGTAGTGGGCAACGGCTTCGACCCAAACGAACCTGTTTACCTTGCGTTGGTAAACGCCACCACAGGAGTAGTCGTATACAACTTCACTGAATCCATAGCCACCACTCCTCAGGGTATGTTTTCAAAAGAAGTCACCTTACCCCCCGCAACATACGGAACATACAACGTATACGCTAAAACCTCATCACAGGTTGCATCCAGAGAATACACCATCGCCATTTCAACAACCCCCAAAATAACGGTCTCGCCAGCCAACAGTAACATCATCAAAGTAGTTGGCAGCGGTTTCGGTTCAAAACAAATAGTCTTCTTCACAATGCTGGGTACCGCCTATTCCTCCTACAACTTTACCGATTACGCAGTGACAGACACACTCGGCAACTTCACGCTAACCCTCATAATTCCCACAAGTATAAGCGGCAACTACACCCTAATTGCTGGAACCCAGACTGGCGCAACAGCAAACGCAGCCATAACTGTCCCAGATTTAACAGGCCCCAAAGGCGACACAGGCGCTACTGGAGACAGAGGTCCAAAGGGTGCGGCGGGTCCCGCTGGAAAGGACGCAGACAACACCATCCTCTATGCAGCCCTCATCGTAAGCATCATAGCCGCAGTCATATCCATCGCTTCGCTCCTAAGAGACAGAGAACCCGACGACGACTAA
- a CDS encoding winged helix-turn-helix domain-containing protein, with the protein MSAGLSSLYKILKDENRQKIIKILQHKGRVSYTELLEASETGSTGLLNYHIKVLGDLIAKNDTGQYELTDKGKVAYSVLYNFPAESDLARKRRAQKIYWFLLAMGQIVLLASVVVFYFLGTVDYTRLIQACISCAMGLPMSYFGYMMMVNPPAPGSERMKKRMRIAYPLGGAWLGFVLSFFGVLLILVTFARNLLRYFFSAEYAVFMIFVAPAIGAVWGYWVGKRNGFNKPKWLVWLDEKAGFT; encoded by the coding sequence ATGAGCGCTGGGCTTTCCTCTCTCTACAAGATCCTAAAAGACGAGAACAGACAAAAAATAATCAAGATTCTTCAACACAAAGGAAGAGTCAGCTACACTGAACTACTGGAAGCCTCAGAAACAGGAAGCACAGGACTCCTCAACTATCACATAAAAGTTCTAGGCGACCTCATCGCAAAAAACGACACTGGTCAATATGAGCTAACCGATAAGGGAAAAGTGGCTTATTCGGTTCTCTACAATTTCCCTGCAGAATCAGACTTAGCTCGAAAACGGAGAGCCCAAAAAATTTACTGGTTTCTTTTGGCAATGGGCCAAATTGTACTTTTGGCAAGTGTTGTCGTATTCTATTTTTTGGGTACAGTTGATTACACGCGGCTTATTCAAGCTTGTATTAGCTGTGCCATGGGGTTGCCGATGTCGTATTTTGGATACATGATGATGGTTAATCCGCCTGCTCCAGGCTCCGAGCGGATGAAGAAGCGCATGCGTATTGCTTACCCATTGGGCGGCGCATGGCTGGGTTTCGTTTTGTCCTTTTTTGGGGTACTTTTGATTCTGGTTACTTTTGCTAGAAATCTTTTACGGTATTTTTTTTCTGCTGAGTATGCTGTTTTTATGATATTTGTTGCTCCTGCGATTGGTGCAGTTTGGGGTTATTGGGTTGGCAAACGTAATGGTTTCAACAAGCCAAAGTGGCTGGTGTGGCTGGACGAAAAAGCAGGATTTACCTAA